Within Takifugu flavidus isolate HTHZ2018 chromosome 12, ASM371156v2, whole genome shotgun sequence, the genomic segment GATgcagaggggcgggggggcataACCCACAGAAAAAGGTGTAAACATCACTGACCTACTGGGGGGgataaatatgataattatgtcccCCTGAGGACCTGGAAGGTCAGGAGAAGAACTTAAATGCCTCTTAACTTATGAGCAACAAAGGAAGCGACGCCAGTagaggagtcatgtgatcaaaggaaGAGGCGCCAGTAGAGTCgtcatgtgatctctgtggtcaCCTGGACCCGGACGGGTTCCTCATCACCTCTTCCCCATGTTCATGTCGGTGTGGATGTTACTCAgcacggccaccagggggcgcccgCGCCTCATGGATGTTACTCAgcgcggccaccagggggcgcccgCGCCTCACCTTGCAGCATAAATCAACGCTCCCTCCACCACCCGATCCTCATAATCTGTTCATGCAGGATCACTCGGTTCCTGGAGAAGCCCGAGGGAGGCCTGACGGCATCTCGGCTGGCCAGCGTCGTCTTCTACTGCATCCGAAGGAACTCGCTGTCCCACCTGTCCGACTCCTCAGCCTGCACCCGACGGCCGGACGGAGCCTGGACAGTTCTGGGTGTGTTTAGCACGGCGGCGGCTAATGAGCGGCTGGTGACTGACGGCTGTTTCTGCTCAGGAGTGGCTCGTTAACCACAGGCAGCTGGAGGTGTTCGGGATGAAACTTCCCTCTGGCTTCCAGCTGATTGGACAAGTGGTtggtgtcatcatcatcatcatcgttatGACCACGGTCATGCGTGGACGCCGCGGTCCTGACGCCGTGTCCTGATCTCCGTCTCCTCAGGGCCTCCCAGACTACACCAAGTGGCTCACACACTACTCCACCAAGAAGCGGGACCATCCCGCCGAGCCGATCGTGTGCCGGTCCTACGCCAGGTAGGAGCTCAGGTCTTGTTGCTCCTGGTCAGCGCCGACCagcagaggttaaaggtcactcGTGTGTTGCCTCAGAGTGGGATTGATGGGAAATCCCTCGGACGGGTTCAATGGGAAAACCATCGCCATGAGCGTCTCCAACTTCTGGGCCGAGGTCACTCTGGTGGAGAGTGCGGCTTTGGTAACGTGCACGTGTCCGACCAGAACATCGGTCTTTGCTGCGGTGCCAAACGCCGTCCTGGGCTTTTGCAGGTGTTGGTGCCTCATCCGCTCAACGATCCGACGGCCTTCGGAAGCTTGCAGGATCTGTTCTGCATCAGCAGGAAAGAAGGGTGCGTACGCCAGCAGTGCACGTGCCTGTGCACGTGCCactccctcccatcctctcgttacctcctcctgcaggtacCTGGGGGGGCTGCGGCTGCTCCAGGCCACCTGTAAGAAGTTCTACCAGTTCTGCTCCAACCAAGGGTGAGTCGGGAGCATCGGCCCGATTTAAGCTGGGAAACATTTGTGGCTCCGCCTCTGTCGGGAGAGTCGGGAGTGACCGGTGTCTCCCTGCAGGATCGCACTGACGAAGCAGAACTTCACGTTAAGATACGACACCAACATTCCTCGGCAGGTGGTGAGCTCGCCTTCCCTTCGTGATGAGTCTGACGTAGCAACAGAACCTCGTTAAACACGCTGGCCTCTGTCCCATGGTGACCTTTGCTCTTGTTTTAATAAAGGGCCTCGCTGGGAGCAGGTAAGTGACTATTTCAGACCGTTCTGGAGCTTCCTCACCTGGAGACTCAGGCTTCCTTCCTTCTCAGCGCCATCGTCTCGGCCACCCTCAAGTGCCTCATGAAGTTCTACAGCATTACAGACAACGTGAGTGACCCACAGTCGCCAGGGGGCGGGGACACGTCTGAGCGGCTAAAGAGGGGCGGGGACACGTCTGAGCGGCTAACGGGGGGCGGGGACACGTCTGAGCAACtaacagagggggggggacacgtCTGAGCAGCTAACGGGGGGCGGGGTCACGTGTTTGCCTCCCTGCAGGACCTCCCGAAGCCCATCCGAGCCAATTTCATCCTGAACGTGGAGACCGATGAACTCTTCATCACGGCTGGTCTTCAGGACAGAGTGGTGCAGGtgagccgggccgggccggggggGCCGGGCCGGGGGGGGCTAGCGTCGCGTCGCTAAAGCACcaaccctctcctcctccgcagGTCTACGAAGGTTTGGTCTACATGGACTTCAGCAGGACGCTGATGGACGAGCACGGCTACGGTGGGACACTGCTCCTCTGTAAACGCTGAACTTTCGGTCCAAACATGCGGTTCTGTCCTCGACCCACCAGGGAGCTACGTGTCCATGGACATGGGGGCGCTGCCTCCGTTCTGGCTGGCCTACCTGAGTGACCCCAGCGACTCCGGACGCATCCACAGCAACATCAGGCAACGCTGGCTCAGCGGTTCGTCCTCCTGCCAAAGTTCTGACCcggctgaggggggggggctggtctcCGCCCACACCGGCGCCCTCCTTTGGCTCCTCCCATCGCACGCATGCGTGACCACACCTGTGTTTTCACAGGGGAACTCTGGTCGTGGAGGCGATGAGGACGTTCGCTGAGCTCACCGATCGAGCCAGGGTCGCCCTGGAGAACCGGGACTGGACCACCCTGGCGCAGCTGATGGACCAGAACTTTGAGCTGCGCAGGTAGAACCGCTGCTTTGACTTTGAGGAATCCTTCATCTCCCACGTGAATCTCTCCCTCAGGACCGTCTACACGGACGAGTGTCTCGGGCCGGGGAACCTGAAGATGGTCCGGCTGGCGAAGAAGGTCGGTGCTGCTAAATGTCTGCAGGCTACAGCAGATGAGTTGGGTCAGACATTTTGTTGGGTCTCACAGTTCGGCTCGGCGGTGAAGCTGCCGGGCAGCGGAGGAGCCGTGGTGGGCCTGTGTCTGGACCCCACCCAGCTGGTAAGAGTGGCTCCGCGGGTCTCCGGACCTCTCCTGatgttctgtgtgtgagtgacgcGGGCTGTTCGACCCACTAGGTGGCGCTGAGACAGGCCTTCCAGGAGGCCGGGCGCGTCTTCTGCCTCCTGACGCCTTTGAACCCCGCAGCCAACGCCGACCCGCCCACCCAGCGCCAGGCGGCCCAGCGGAGTGGACCCGGCACCGGTCCATGAGTCCGGGGTGATGATTGGAACGGAACCACCTGGTTTAATCCTGAGAGGAATCATTTATATCtattattttgtcatttatgtCTCACATGAGAAGCTCATCGGGACCAAATCTTTCCCAATAAGGAAGTGAATGAATGTTGCTCTCCAATTAAATAATTATTTATCTCCGCTCATGTCGTCTGAATGGAttttacacgcacacacacgcgcggcgCGCGCACACAACTTATGGCCCTGTATAAACCAACGTTCAGGCTCAGGAACCGTCAACCGCTTGAAAAACCAGAACCGAGCTCTGGAGGGGTGAAGTGGGAAAGCGTTACGGGCTCCATGTCGGTGCTGCATTCGTCGGTTCCTCAGGGGGCGGAGGAGCGGCTGCGCCTCAGTTCTCCGCCCTCTCCGCTCCGCGGCTCGTTGCACCAGCCGGAGCGTCTCCCCGGCGCAGGTTCTGGTGCCGGTCGTAGTCAGCGGACCATGGCTGCCAAGGAGGACTTCTACAGTAAAATCCTCCCGCGGAGGCTCCGACAGAACCGACGGGCTCCATCAAATGCGGCTCCAGCCTGGACGTGCTGCTGTCCATGGGCTTCCCCAGACCGAGGGCGTAAGTACGTGCACCTGCACGCACAGGGACAACGTGTGAGCGGTGGACGAGCACGGCTACGGTGGGACACTGCTCCTCTAAACGCTGAACTTTCGGTCCAAAATGCGGTTTTCTGTCCTCGACCCACCAGGGAGCTACGTGTCCATGGACATGGGGGCGCTGCCTCCGTTCTGGCTGGCCTACCTGAGTGACCCCAGCGACTCCGGACGCATCCACAGCAACATCAGGCAACGCTGGCTCAGCAGTTCGTCCTCCTGCCAAAGTTCTGACCcggctgaggggggggggcttaattctcttttccttttttcctccaccaggggttgggtccccgccgtggcccgcagcacctgtccacaaagaaaagagaacaattaaaaacactgttaagagtctaaaaatgaaagcaatagctccgtggtcgcctcggcgcaCCAATACGTCTCAGCGCAGTCCCCGAGACGAGGGtgggggaagagaagagagagagagagacgagagagagacaggagagagagactcaTCGAGATCATGAGAGATAGAAGGCGGGAGATGACTAGAAGCTGGGGAAGAGCCGAcgtagaggagagaggagagagagagagagagagagaagagaatgaGATGAGGCGGAGGAGAGCGAGAtcgagagagaggagagatcaggagagagacgagagagatCGAAGCGACGAGCatagagagatgagagaggcgaggagagccgagaaagagagagggggagagccggaggagagagggagagagaggacgtgagagagagagagagagaagagaggaggagaggagaggaggagaggaggagaggagagaggagagagagagacccgaAAACGGAACGGagccaaatcaaatcaatctttatttatatagcgtcttatacaatcaaaattgtttcaaggcactttccagaatcccagggcctgaccccagacaagctaCAGGGCAGGAAAAAAcccctttaataggaagaaacttgagcaggaccaggctcatgtagggggaccctcctgctgatggggggcgggtttagagagagaggagaagggggagagacaggtagaggataggataggtaggagaggagaggggtagagagagggagaggaaaaggaggggaaagagaggaaaggagaggaaaggaaaggaaaaccatgacccagtggagtgagttcagaggcctgtcagggatcatggttctggaccccggcagcctggcctataacagcataactgaGATGTGACccaacgattagacgacccctaaggatgataatctgtctgtctatgatagtaactggaactactgaattagtaacaataagctttttcaaagaggttttaagtctaattttaaaagtagaatgGAGTCAGCTCCCCCCGTacgggacagggagctggttccatacagggggcctggacagggagctggttccatagcgggggggctggacagggagctggttccatagcggggggggcctggtagctaaatgctcggccccccattctacccctagaaactctgggaaccacaagtagaccagcattctgagagcggagcggtctattgggctggtaaggtgtcactagctcctccaggtaggatggagctaggcctctgaagaccttgtaggtcagaagaagggttttaaaaattattctaaatttaacgggcagcaatgaagcgacgccagtacaggacttatgtgatctctgtggttcaatacctgtcagaactctggctgcagcattttggatcaactggaggcttcttaaagagttgtttggacaccctgataataaggagttacagtagtccagcctggaagtaacaaatgcatggactcaCTATTCAGCATcgtggtgggtcagtagcttcctgatctttgagatgttcctcaagtgaaaaaaggcacttctagagactaatttaatgtgtgagttgaaggagaggttttgaacaaaagttactcctagattcctcacagagagactagatgttaatgagatcccatctagagtgatcatgtgatctaatctatcccgagaggttcaggaccaaacaccatgacctcagtttttcctgaagacatccaggactttatgtctttaagacaggtctggagcttcactaacttctgtctcctcgggtttcatggataaatagagctgagtgtcatcagcataacaatgaaaattta encodes:
- the LOC130534959 gene encoding uncharacterized protein LOC130534959 isoform X1, giving the protein MKLPSGFQLIGQVGLPDYTKWLTHYSTKKRDHPAEPIVCRSYARVGLMGNPSDGFNGKTIAMSVSNFWAEVTLVESAALVLVPHPLNDPTAFGSLQDLFCISRKEGYLGGLRLLQATCKKFYQFCSNQGIALTKQNFTLRYDTNIPRQVASFLLSAIVSATLKCLMKFYSITDNDLPKPIRANFILNVETDELFITAGLQDRVVQVYEGLVYMDFSRTLMDEHGYGSYVSMDMGALPPFWLAYLSDPSDSGRIHSNIRQRWLSGSSSCQSSDPAEGGGLVSAHTGALLWLLPSHACVTTPVFSQGNSGRGGDEDVR
- the LOC130534959 gene encoding uncharacterized protein LOC130534959 isoform X2, with amino-acid sequence MKLPSGFQLIGQVGLPDYTKWLTHYSTKKRDHPAEPIVCRSYARVGLMGNPSDGFNGKTIAMSVSNFWAEVTLVESAALVLVPHPLNDPTAFGSLQDLFCISRKEGYLGGLRLLQATCKKFYQFCSNQGIALTKQNFTLRYDTNIPRQVGLAGSSAIVSATLKCLMKFYSITDNDLPKPIRANFILNVETDELFITAGLQDRVVQVYEGLVYMDFSRTLMDEHGYGSYVSMDMGALPPFWLAYLSDPSDSGRIHSNIRQRWLSGSSSCQSSDPAEGGGLVSAHTGALLWLLPSHACVTTPVFSQGNSGRGGDEDVR